Proteins encoded within one genomic window of Armatimonadota bacterium:
- a CDS encoding FGGY-family carbohydrate kinase — translation MSARRVAIDLGASSGRVAVGTIVDGRLEFEIVHRFENSPYTSPNGPVWDFDRLYEEAVRGLMIAGQAGEVASVGVDSWAVDYALISDDGDIMADLYCYRHPRTDGVLDRLSDDEKEMITRLTGLQLLPFNTLFQLKCATDDLEGADNQMFLIPDVFHNMMTSYRGTEYTNASTTQMLSPVTGKWIPELLEWCGVSEEFMPEIFPPGTNIGELSFRFKSAAGLAKTEVILPATHDTASAVLAVPMEDPEACAYVSSGTWSLVGVELAAPLMEGNEGWSNEGGAFGTTRLLKNMMGLWILQECARAWDLQDWDALIESSKPFLREAKAFDPDLPKFLAPGPDMPDRVISEIGDACQAEVVAAILVSLAEKTVLLVRDVARVTNRKITTIHIVGGGSQNSVLNQLIADRSGLQVVAGPVEATLMGNLLMQFHAAGDLEGDSIRDVVRRSSQLISFEPKP, via the coding sequence ATGTCCGCTAGACGAGTTGCGATTGATCTTGGGGCAAGCTCAGGCCGAGTGGCGGTTGGGACGATCGTCGATGGGCGGTTAGAGTTCGAAATCGTCCACCGATTCGAGAACTCTCCGTACACATCCCCCAACGGACCGGTTTGGGACTTCGACAGGCTCTACGAAGAAGCGGTTCGAGGACTCATGATAGCCGGTCAAGCCGGCGAGGTAGCGAGCGTAGGAGTCGATTCTTGGGCGGTCGATTACGCACTAATTTCTGACGATGGAGACATCATGGCGGACCTGTACTGCTACCGTCACCCACGAACGGACGGAGTGCTGGACAGGCTGAGCGATGACGAAAAGGAGATGATCACCCGGCTCACTGGGTTGCAGTTGCTCCCGTTTAACACTCTCTTTCAGCTCAAGTGCGCGACAGACGATCTCGAAGGTGCCGACAACCAGATGTTTCTGATCCCGGACGTCTTCCACAATATGATGACCTCTTACCGGGGGACTGAGTACACCAACGCGAGCACGACGCAGATGTTGAGTCCAGTCACCGGAAAGTGGATCCCAGAGTTACTCGAGTGGTGCGGAGTCTCGGAAGAGTTCATGCCCGAAATCTTCCCGCCAGGAACGAACATTGGAGAGCTGAGCTTCAGATTCAAGTCAGCCGCAGGGCTGGCAAAAACGGAGGTTATCCTGCCCGCCACCCACGACACCGCCTCGGCAGTCCTCGCTGTTCCGATGGAAGATCCAGAAGCGTGCGCCTATGTCAGTAGCGGAACATGGTCGCTAGTCGGAGTCGAGCTTGCTGCACCGTTGATGGAGGGCAATGAAGGTTGGTCGAATGAAGGCGGTGCGTTTGGAACAACCAGGCTGCTCAAAAACATGATGGGTCTTTGGATTCTCCAGGAGTGCGCCCGCGCTTGGGATCTGCAGGATTGGGATGCGCTGATTGAATCCAGCAAACCGTTCCTGAGAGAAGCGAAGGCGTTCGACCCTGATCTTCCGAAGTTTCTCGCACCTGGCCCAGACATGCCAGATCGGGTGATCAGCGAGATTGGAGACGCGTGCCAGGCCGAGGTCGTGGCGGCTATCCTTGTGAGTCTCGCGGAGAAGACGGTTCTTTTGGTTCGGGATGTTGCAAGAGTGACTAACCGAAAGATAACCACGATTCATATTGTCGGGGGCGGATCACAGAACTCGGTATTGAACCAACTCATTGCAGACCGCAGTGGATTGCAAGTGGTTGCGGGGCCGGTTGAGGCAACTCTCATGGGGAATCTGCTGATGCAGTTTCACGCGGCAGGCGACCTCGAAGGCGATTCGATTCGAGATGTAGTTCGGCGAAGTAGTCAACTGATCAGTTTTGAGCCGAAACCATGA
- a CDS encoding (Fe-S)-binding protein, whose amino-acid sequence MTIQLFITCLNDALYPGTGVATTEILERLGHSVEFDPRQTCCGQMHLNSGYTDEAIQLAERWLDIYEDAECIVSPSGSCVANVREMFGHAGHWTQNSNLIERAAKMDGKLFELSEFILKFGGMDVLNPYFPHRVTYHPTCHGARALGLKDSPEQLLRQVQGLDFVELSEKWQCCGFGGTFSLKNSDTSAAMLQDKCETICALDVEYCVAIDNSCLMHIGGGLRKDGKVPKVIHLAEVLASQEPK is encoded by the coding sequence ATGACCATTCAGCTCTTCATTACCTGCCTGAACGATGCGCTTTACCCTGGCACCGGTGTCGCAACGACCGAAATTCTAGAGCGTCTTGGACATTCAGTCGAGTTTGATCCACGCCAGACTTGCTGTGGCCAAATGCACCTCAATTCTGGCTACACCGATGAAGCGATCCAACTCGCCGAGCGCTGGCTGGACATCTACGAAGATGCAGAATGCATTGTTTCCCCTAGCGGCTCCTGTGTGGCAAACGTTCGCGAAATGTTCGGCCACGCTGGTCATTGGACACAGAATTCAAATCTCATCGAACGCGCCGCAAAGATGGACGGAAAGCTATTTGAATTGAGCGAGTTCATTTTGAAGTTTGGCGGCATGGATGTGCTCAACCCATACTTCCCGCATCGGGTCACGTACCATCCAACTTGTCACGGCGCACGAGCTCTCGGACTGAAAGATTCTCCTGAGCAGTTACTCCGCCAAGTTCAAGGTCTCGATTTTGTGGAGCTGAGCGAGAAGTGGCAGTGCTGCGGCTTTGGCGGAACATTTAGCCTGAAGAACTCCGACACGAGCGCCGCGATGCTTCAGGATAAGTGCGAAACAATCTGCGCGCTTGATGTCGAGTATTGCGTTGCCATCGACAATAGTTGCTTGATGCACATCGGCGGGGGCCTACGAAAGGATGGCAAAGTCCCGAAGGTTATCCATCTTGCCGAGGTTCTGGCATCGCAGGAGCCCAAATGA
- a CDS encoding lactate utilization protein C, producing the protein MDSKELILRRIRSAAVTPALHKRVPVEKRPASLEAFVERVEDYRATVYRTTRNDIESLLATLCENKQCLTPEQFDFFIFPAQSDKDYSHADLALFDTTITMCAVGIEESGTIVLDSGPDQGRRAITLIPDHHICIIRADQIVATLEEALQRLDPTRPLTFISGPSATSDIELVRVEGVHGPRKLEVILLED; encoded by the coding sequence GTGGACAGTAAGGAACTCATCCTCAGACGCATCCGTTCGGCGGCCGTGACTCCTGCTCTCCACAAGCGCGTGCCAGTGGAAAAACGGCCCGCTTCTTTGGAGGCGTTTGTGGAGCGAGTTGAAGACTATCGCGCGACTGTCTACCGAACAACACGAAATGATATTGAATCTCTGCTTGCCACTCTTTGTGAAAACAAGCAATGTCTCACCCCGGAACAGTTTGACTTTTTCATCTTTCCGGCCCAAAGCGATAAAGACTACTCACATGCCGATCTAGCGCTATTTGATACCACGATCACCATGTGCGCCGTCGGGATCGAGGAATCTGGAACCATTGTGCTCGACTCCGGACCCGACCAGGGACGGCGAGCGATCACCCTGATCCCCGATCATCACATCTGCATCATCCGGGCTGACCAGATTGTTGCCACGCTCGAAGAAGCTCTTCAACGTCTGGACCCGACTCGTCCACTCACCTTCATCAGCGGCCCAAGCGCGACCAGCGATATCGAGTTAGTTCGAGTCGAGGGCGTTCACGGACCGCGAAAACTGGAAGTCATTTTGCTCGAAGATTGA
- a CDS encoding lactate utilization protein B — protein sequence MSGGGIRPSMSFSDAARETLKNRTLRHNLGFATRTICSKREKVVAEIADWEQTRTAGSMLKDEALANLEENLLILEEKVVAAGGKVHWAATATQAVEIVAMIAKSHQVSKVVKVKSITSDEIELNDGLAAQGITALETDLAELICQLADDSPSHILVPAIHKNRDEIRALFEAKLGVRAETSEPAALAEIARTHLRQKFLEAKMAVSGANFAVAETGCIGVVESEGNGRMCLTLPEVLVTIMGIEKVLPKWEDVATLMRLLPRSSTAERMNPYTSIWTGVTPGDGPQEFHLILLDNGRTTVLADAVGRQTLRCIRCSACLNVCPVYQRTGGHAYGSVYPGPIGAILTPQLLGMEHKNANTLPFASSMCGACYEACPVKINIPEVLAYLRGKTAKNPAESSAFRAAFWMMSDHRRFSAALKGRRLGVSIVSGLGLVKGWTDSREMPEVPAESFRTWWSKRGQ from the coding sequence ATGAGCGGGGGCGGAATCCGGCCCTCGATGTCCTTCTCGGACGCCGCGCGGGAGACGCTCAAGAATCGCACACTTCGACACAATCTGGGCTTTGCGACCCGAACAATCTGCTCGAAGCGGGAGAAGGTCGTCGCCGAGATTGCCGATTGGGAGCAGACTCGAACTGCCGGATCGATGCTGAAGGACGAGGCGCTCGCCAACTTAGAAGAGAATCTTCTAATTCTTGAAGAAAAGGTGGTTGCGGCCGGTGGAAAGGTTCATTGGGCGGCTACCGCGACCCAGGCTGTCGAGATTGTGGCAATGATTGCCAAGTCACACCAGGTGTCAAAGGTTGTGAAAGTCAAAAGCATCACGAGTGATGAAATTGAACTCAACGATGGCCTTGCCGCTCAGGGCATAACGGCCCTAGAGACTGATCTGGCGGAGCTCATATGTCAACTCGCAGATGACTCGCCGAGCCACATCCTTGTGCCTGCGATTCACAAGAATCGCGACGAGATTCGAGCTCTCTTTGAAGCCAAACTCGGAGTTCGTGCGGAGACATCTGAGCCCGCAGCTCTGGCCGAGATCGCACGAACTCACCTCCGGCAGAAATTCCTGGAAGCCAAAATGGCAGTCAGCGGAGCAAATTTTGCCGTCGCCGAGACCGGCTGCATCGGAGTTGTCGAATCCGAAGGAAACGGTCGGATGTGCCTGACCCTACCAGAGGTTCTGGTAACGATTATGGGGATCGAAAAGGTTCTTCCTAAGTGGGAAGATGTCGCAACTCTGATGCGGCTGCTCCCTAGGTCGAGCACCGCTGAGCGGATGAACCCATACACCTCAATCTGGACTGGTGTGACTCCAGGCGACGGTCCTCAGGAGTTTCACCTCATCCTGCTGGATAATGGGCGGACGACCGTTTTGGCCGATGCCGTTGGGCGCCAAACCCTTCGCTGCATCCGGTGCTCCGCGTGCCTCAATGTCTGCCCGGTGTATCAGCGAACCGGCGGCCATGCCTACGGTAGCGTTTACCCCGGCCCGATCGGCGCGATTCTCACTCCCCAACTGCTAGGAATGGAGCACAAGAACGCAAACACACTTCCCTTCGCCAGTTCAATGTGCGGGGCGTGTTATGAGGCTTGTCCGGTAAAAATCAACATTCCCGAGGTTTTGGCTTACCTCCGGGGCAAGACTGCTAAGAATCCCGCTGAGTCCTCGGCGTTTCGAGCCGCCTTCTGGATGATGTCGGATCATCGCCGGTTCTCAGCCGCGCTGAAGGGGCGGCGTTTGGGAGTTTCGATTGTCTCTGGCCTTGGCCTCGTGAAAGGCTGGACTGATTCTCGGGAGATGCCCGAAGTGCCAGCTGAGTCATTCCGAACTTGGTGGAGCAAACGTGGACAGTAA
- a CDS encoding bifunctional aldolase/short-chain dehydrogenase, giving the protein MVKVENRWNPSEAPASEGLEALVYRSQLLGSDRTLVNIYGGNTSTKADGIDHMGRPCRVLWVKGSGSDIAGITASGFAGLKQDEIEPLFERPEMSDEDMIAYLDMTVYERGRPRQSIETLLHAFVPAPHVDHTHPDAIISIACTPNGKEIMGKIYGERAAWVDYIRPGFTLSQQIGAAVRNNPKLECVVMGKHGLVTWGETSAECYANTIRIIAEAQDYLNTLSPLPQEETTLPRETSSGAYLLQILPILRGAISKYGPVVLKCDDSPEVMDFVNSSQARELSQIGAACPDHLVHTKMLPMFVDWTPKTGLEELKSKVSGAFEEFTTAYSAYFQANKSEGQSMFAPTPRVILIPRIGMITVGVDAQAANVSRQLYHRAIVTMQNAARMGGFVSLSAAESFGVEYWPLELYKLSLKPAPKPLAGKVALVTGSASGIGRAIARKLGAEGAHVVIADRNREGGEKVAEDLIKEFGEGRAIALSMDVTDELSVSKAFCLSISYFGGIDIVVNNAGIASSAPIEETSLETWNLNHSILSTGYFLVAKEAFKVFKQQRSGGNIIFICSKNSVAAGKNAVAYSAAKAAELHMARCLAEEGGAFGIRVNSVMPDGVLSGSGIWDGTWRAERAATYGIQPEELEEFYRKRTTLKVNILPEDIAAATYFFASEASSKTTGGVLTVDGGVPTAYVR; this is encoded by the coding sequence ATGGTGAAGGTAGAAAATCGATGGAATCCGTCAGAAGCTCCGGCTTCAGAAGGGTTAGAAGCACTTGTTTACCGATCTCAGCTACTTGGAAGCGACCGAACGCTGGTGAACATCTATGGCGGAAACACGAGCACAAAAGCCGATGGGATTGATCATATGGGGCGACCTTGTCGTGTCCTCTGGGTCAAAGGCTCTGGGTCCGACATTGCCGGCATCACCGCTAGTGGATTCGCGGGGCTCAAACAGGACGAAATTGAACCGCTCTTCGAGCGTCCCGAAATGTCTGATGAGGACATGATTGCCTACCTGGATATGACCGTTTATGAGCGGGGCCGACCGCGCCAAAGCATCGAAACCCTCCTTCACGCCTTTGTCCCGGCCCCCCACGTCGACCACACCCATCCTGACGCCATCATCTCGATTGCCTGCACCCCAAATGGGAAGGAGATCATGGGGAAGATTTACGGCGAGAGAGCGGCTTGGGTCGACTACATTCGCCCTGGCTTCACTCTCAGTCAACAGATCGGAGCTGCCGTTCGGAATAACCCTAAGCTCGAATGCGTCGTCATGGGTAAACACGGCCTCGTCACCTGGGGCGAAACTTCGGCGGAATGCTACGCCAACACAATCCGGATCATCGCTGAAGCTCAGGACTATCTCAATACGCTTTCGCCACTTCCTCAAGAGGAGACAACGTTGCCCAGAGAGACGTCAAGCGGAGCCTACTTGCTCCAAATCCTGCCTATTCTGCGCGGAGCAATTTCGAAATACGGCCCAGTTGTACTGAAATGCGATGACTCTCCCGAAGTTATGGATTTCGTCAATTCTTCTCAAGCCCGAGAACTGTCGCAAATCGGAGCCGCATGTCCCGACCACTTGGTACACACAAAGATGCTCCCAATGTTTGTTGATTGGACGCCTAAAACAGGGCTGGAAGAACTCAAATCGAAAGTCTCCGGCGCATTTGAGGAATTCACAACTGCTTATTCTGCGTATTTTCAAGCGAACAAGTCGGAAGGGCAATCAATGTTTGCGCCGACCCCACGTGTGATATTGATTCCGCGTATTGGAATGATCACTGTGGGCGTCGACGCCCAAGCCGCAAACGTTTCGAGGCAGCTCTACCACCGCGCAATCGTCACGATGCAAAATGCCGCCCGAATGGGTGGTTTCGTCTCATTGTCGGCAGCCGAGTCTTTCGGAGTCGAATATTGGCCGCTTGAGCTGTACAAACTCAGTCTCAAACCTGCTCCCAAGCCTCTTGCTGGGAAGGTTGCGTTGGTAACTGGATCGGCAAGCGGGATTGGACGTGCAATCGCCCGGAAGCTAGGGGCTGAAGGTGCACACGTTGTGATCGCTGACCGAAACCGTGAGGGTGGAGAAAAAGTTGCGGAGGACCTCATCAAGGAGTTTGGAGAAGGTCGTGCCATTGCGCTTTCGATGGACGTCACGGACGAGCTATCCGTCAGCAAGGCATTTTGCTTGTCGATCTCCTATTTCGGCGGAATCGACATCGTAGTGAACAACGCGGGAATCGCATCGAGCGCTCCCATCGAGGAAACGTCGCTGGAGACTTGGAACCTCAATCACAGCATTCTTTCGACGGGCTACTTCCTGGTCGCCAAGGAAGCATTCAAAGTGTTCAAGCAACAGCGCTCAGGTGGAAACATCATCTTCATCTGCTCCAAAAACAGCGTTGCTGCCGGAAAGAACGCCGTTGCTTACAGTGCAGCTAAAGCTGCCGAGTTGCACATGGCCCGCTGCCTTGCCGAAGAAGGCGGAGCGTTTGGTATTCGTGTTAACAGCGTGATGCCCGATGGTGTTTTGTCGGGTTCAGGGATTTGGGATGGCACTTGGCGAGCTGAACGAGCGGCAACCTACGGAATTCAGCCCGAAGAACTCGAAGAGTTTTATCGAAAGCGGACGACCTTAAAGGTCAATATCCTCCCCGAAGACATCGCCGCGGCGACCTACTTCTTTGCTAGCGAAGCGAGTAGCAAGACGACCGGTGGAGTCCTGACTGTTGACGGTGGCGTCCCAACCGCATATGTCCGCTAG
- a CDS encoding dienelactone hydrolase family protein → MCEQDQFEKDRQEFEKRGQVTRRQFGILLSAGMAMMLPAVVNAAEVTESEVTITTPDGVADCYFVHPAKGTAPAVIIWPDIFGLRPAFKKMAKRLAESGYSVLVVNPFYRSKKAADMVGGTTVPIAELRPLASALNETTAATDAKALIEWLDKQPSVSKKHRIGTQGYCMGGSIAFRTAAAVPERVGAVASFHGGGLVNDKPTSPHLIALTTKAHYLVAIAENDDKRTPTHKTILKETFEKAGMHSEVEVYEGAAHGWCPPDSAVYNEPLAEKAWARLLELYKKAL, encoded by the coding sequence ATGTGCGAACAAGATCAGTTTGAAAAAGATCGTCAGGAGTTTGAGAAACGGGGACAGGTGACTCGTCGGCAGTTTGGAATTCTGCTGAGTGCAGGGATGGCGATGATGTTGCCCGCAGTCGTCAATGCCGCCGAAGTCACCGAATCGGAAGTGACGATAACGACTCCAGACGGAGTTGCTGACTGCTACTTTGTTCATCCCGCCAAGGGAACTGCACCAGCTGTTATCATCTGGCCCGATATTTTCGGGTTGCGCCCCGCGTTCAAGAAGATGGCAAAACGACTTGCAGAGTCTGGCTACTCGGTTCTCGTTGTGAACCCGTTCTATCGCTCAAAGAAGGCTGCCGACATGGTTGGCGGAACGACGGTTCCCATCGCCGAACTTCGGCCCTTGGCTTCGGCACTGAATGAGACAACCGCGGCAACTGACGCCAAGGCTCTCATCGAATGGCTCGATAAACAACCCAGTGTTTCGAAGAAGCACCGAATCGGAACCCAGGGCTACTGCATGGGTGGGTCAATCGCCTTCCGAACCGCGGCGGCCGTACCAGAGCGGGTCGGTGCTGTCGCTAGCTTCCACGGTGGAGGTTTGGTAAATGACAAGCCGACCAGTCCGCACCTAATTGCGTTGACAACGAAAGCGCACTACCTAGTCGCCATCGCCGAGAACGACGACAAACGCACTCCGACGCACAAGACGATTTTGAAAGAAACTTTCGAGAAGGCAGGGATGCACTCTGAAGTCGAAGTCTACGAAGGCGCAGCCCACGGCTGGTGCCCACCAGATTCGGCGGTTTACAACGAGCCTCTGGCGGAGAAGGCCTGGGCAAGACTCCTCGAACTGTACAAGAAAGCACTCTGA